The window ACAGAGCTCACCCAATGGGAAAGGCCAGGCCTAAAGACAGCCTTAGCGAGCggggagcaaggcagagagggaccaaacgcgatggaaggggcagcgtctcacgcctggcacacctccaaagaccagaccagcctgccagggctccGAGGAAACGGGGCCCACTCTTCACAACCCACCCGAAAACCACACCGCACGACTGCCACGGGATGACCTCAATGACGACACCCCACCTCTACTGCCCTTTGGTCgcatcctctgcctgccttgaCACGTGCCATCAATGCCAAGCCTTTGCATTCTAATAACCGCACTTAAAAGCTTCTGCCAGGGTCATATGGACACATCCTCAAGAGGAGGACGTGAAATTGGAGAATTGCGGCAAGGGAAACACACCCCGCCTCATTACTTGCATGGATGGGCCATGCAAGAGCTGCTTGCTGCAAAATGACATCATGCACAAAGGCTGACTCACCCCTCGGGCACTTGAGGCACCAGCATAAAAGCCAGaccagcacctctctccctcacacactcctcccgacgccttctcctccacggtcaacaaggtgagcctcaacccccttcccctccttctcctgccccacctgcaccgtctcttccaccacgctctgcccccagcctcagcagccctgaccgccacactccccccagacccacaacgggcctccccactccctcgccctcctgcagcaccgcccctcgcatccccacgcccctccgcttcctcaacaccctctcttccagggcccctccacaccacagacatggcctgctacgacctctgccgcccctgcggacccaccccgctggctaacagctgcaacgagccctgtgtccagcagtgccaggactcccgcGTCGTCATCCAGCCTCCCGCCGTGCTGGTCACCCTGccaggacccatcctcagctccttcccccagaacaccgccGTCGGATCCTCCTCATCGGCTGCCGTGGGCAACgtcctcagctcccagggagtgCCCGTCTCCTCCAGTGGCTtcggcttcggaggcctgggcggctacggcttcggaggcctgggctgcttcgGCGGCAGAAGAGGCTGCTACCCCTGCTAAGGGCCCCTGACGCCAACCGCCCACACCCTGGAAGCCACGGCATGGATTGTCGATGCACCTCCAGGATGTTGCTCGCACGTGGGCTCAGTAACAACGGCTCCTCCTCTCAAGGCACAAAGCAAGCACCTTCTCACAAGCCAAAGACCACCGGGGACCTCCAGCGTGCTGCTCACCCCGTGGGGCGGGAAGATCTTGGTGCTCTGCCGAGATCTGTCTCACACAAGGGACCTCGGCTCATGGTCGCCCTACTTGCACCTCAGAGCGGCTCCCTTCCACTTGCCGCTCCCgacttttcactctttttttctctcaataaagttctcctgcaacccagcctgagacgcctcctcttcctttcttctcccatggctcttccaacctcacccagCACAATGCCAGGCCTCCAGAGGCCATCGGGCTGGCTGCAAAAGGGCCACTAGAACTCTCCTAGGAAGCGGTCACCACCACTACCACTAGCTACACGGTCTGGCACCTGGGGGACTTCCAGAATGGGACACAAGCCCATCACGGCCTCAAACGTTTGGCGCAACAAGAGTCCGCAGCGCATGTCTCTGACAAAGTCTCCCCGTGACAGCACACGCTTGACTAACTCTCTTCCCCAGCATGACTCTCTGGCTCTCCGTGcaaagagaatcacagaatcgtttagttTCGCAAGAACTTTGGAGAGTGTGTGCTTCAACCCCCgcagctcaagcagggccagctagagcaggttgtccggGACCATAGCCTGGAGGGGTTTCAGTACCTCCGTGGAAAGAGATTCCATCACCTCTTCCACTCTTTGACCACCCTCGCACTGAAAAAGGCTTGCCGCCTTTGCCCATGCAATTCCACCCGTTTTCACTTGTGCCCACAGCCTCTTGTCCCACTAGCGCGCACTACTTCAAAGAGCCGGGCTCCCTCGACTTCATTCCCTCCCGTCCGGCATTTAGGCGCTTTTAGGGCATCCTCCCTCCGCTTCCTTATCTCCTggctcaacagtcccagctctcgcagcctctcctcataggaagGACGCTCCAGCCCCTTCAGCATCTTGCTGGCCTGCACCGCTCTCGCTCAACTAactccatgtccttcttcctctggggagcccagaactgcacacggCACCTCACGTGGGACCTCAACAGTGCTGACGAGACAGGAAGGGTCACCTCCCCCTACCTTCTGGCAGTGCTTCTCCTAATGTCACCTTGGAGACTGGTGGCCCCATTTTGCAGCAAGGGTGCTTTCCCTCCTCACGGCCCATTTGTCCTTTACCAGGACcacaaggtccttctctgctaaGCTGCTTTCTATCCAGCTGGCCCCCAGACATTCTGGCTACCTGGGCTGACTCCTCCCCAGAAACAGCACTTTGCATCTCCCCTTGCTGAACTCCAGGAGATTCCAGCGCAAGGAAAGCCGGTCGCTCCCTCAGCATTTGTGGCTTCCAACCATCTTTCCCCACGGACTTTTGCCCAGCCAGTCACACAACCCCCTTTTCTCGGGGGCAGCCGTGAGTCCACCTCACTCactggcacccccagcccagccctgcattgGCCCAGCGTGCCTCTTGCCTGCCAGGCACTCCAGCACCCATCAACACAGAAGCGCACATACCCTTCCCACCTCACCTCATCTTCCTCGCCAACAAGCACTGCTCGCACAGTGAACAACCCTCAAGACACCTTCACTGAACGTGGGCAGCTCTTGGGAGTCTGGGCAGCTCCTTGCTGACTGGATGCTGGCCAACCTTATTCCGATCTATTAAAAGGGCACGAGCGTAGAcccaggaaactgcagacctGTCAGTCTAACCTCCGTACCTGGAAAAACTAGGGAGAAGATCCCACTGGGTGCTTccgaaaggcatttaaaggacaatacagtcatcaggcacagtcaacacagtttcacaaagggaaagtcccgCCTGACTAatctgatatccttctatgataaggtcacctgccttgTGGATGAAGGCAAGGTGGTGCatgtagtttttctgggttttagtaaGACTTTCGATACTGTCCCACACCACGGCATCCTTCCGGACAAGTTGTCTGACCgtgagatgagcaggtaggcgGCGCGCTGggggaagaactggctgaagggcagggctcaaagggttgcagtgagcggggctacatctggctggcgaccggccaccagcggtgttcctcagggctccattctagggccagttctcttccagatttttatcagttgtctggatgcaggagttgattGCACCATTAGCAAATTTGCTGacaataccaaactgggaggtgctgttgactctcctgagggacaagaggcctagCAGAGGGATCTACATACagtggagcattgggcaatgatgaacgcgatgaaatttaacaagaacaaatgccgcATTCTGCACCTAGGACGGACCAATTCTGCACACAAGTACGGGCTGGGAGAggcgtggctggagagcagccctgcagaaagggagctgggggtgctgcctggcagcaggctcaatacgtctgccccagcagccaagagggcaaaccgcgttCTGGGCTGCATGTGACtcttcactcaactcctgctcagatggGGGCTAACCCAGCTTTTGCTTAAGCCTTAcgtatgctgggagcagcgtcATTAGGTCAAAGAGAGAGCACCACTTGGGTAGGACAAGTGGCCAGAAAATTGCTATCGGACCCTTACGCAGCCATTATCACCTCTACACtactgtctcctgcagccattATCTTTTGCCTAGCACTTTAGTCAGAATCCACTAACTCATGGAAATGGTAGAGACCAAACCTCCAATCTGGAAGGCACaaaacatcagcttacccaaaaagcttttgaagcagatccaccagcagctggactgctgaggctttcgtGCTTCCTCGTGGGATACAAGGAATGCCCGCACCGAGatacaggaggaaggaaggaggaccACTCTTACCGTCAGCTAGGTAATTACATTTTTGCTCACGGGTGCATGGTATCAAGACTTACGGGttataagttatgaaaccttCTGCCTTGAACGGTGAAGAAGTGAATTCACGCCATAGACTAGTCTGGCCAAAAGGGGACTGAGCCCATCTTTGTTGTGTTGGATAATAGTTTGTCTTAATGACCTCGAGAAATACAGCTTAAATCACAGACTACGTTGTCCGGCAAAGGTGACAGATCCAAATGGACCGTGACACCGGGAATGAGGTCAGCATCACCAGCATCTAGTTTCCCAGATCCAccattttgattttcttcaagACATAAGGGCTATGAGCTCTCTTCCAGACATCAGGAAGTGATCCCAGGCACCATGACCTTTCCAAGCTAATGGACAGTAGCCTCCCAAGCACATCAGCCAGCTCCGTCGGCATTCCTCGATTCAACCTACAAACACCCCGCCTCACAGCACACCTGCCTACCTACCTTCCTCTTCATGAGCAACAAACACTGCTCACCTGACAAGCAGCCTGCAAAACACTCACCTCCGCTCAACTGGGGCAGGCCTTGCCAGTCATCAACCCTTCTGCATGCGTCCACCACCACCAGGGCCTCGGCTCTCCTGCCACGTGCTGCATACTTGCCTCCAATGCCCTCGACTATGTCTAAATCCTCCTTCTGCCCATCACACGCCCTGCAGAGAAATGGCCTCACCCCTCGGCGCTCACCCCAACTACAGACCCCAAAGGCCCTGGCTCaccacctcccctgcctgccgCTCCCACTACCCCTCGGCCTCTCGCCGCATTCACGGGCTATCCAGAAACtcacctgcccttccagggggccaatcacacactcactcagtttggaaaagacccttaacgGTATCGAGTCAACCACTGACCTAACatttaccaagtccaccactaaaccagatCCCCAAGAGCCACGTccacatggcttttcaaaacctcccgggatggtgactccaccacttccctgggcagccggttCCAGTGCTTATTAACCCTTTCGGGGAAGAAGTTgttcctgatatccaatctaaaccatCCCTGGCACAACCCGAGGCCctctcctctcgtcctatcgcttgttactagggaaaagagactgacacccacctcgctacaacctcctttcaggtagttgtagagagcgataaggtctccccgagGCCTCCTTTCCTCTAGACTaaacacccccagctccctcagccgctcctcggaagtcttcttctctacagccttcaccagctttgctTCACTTCCTTGGGCGCATCAcgccacagcccaagctctgtgtcacgccagagcccaggctgcaaactTGCCGGCCCCAGCTAAGGGGAGCGCTACGGAGGGGCCAACACAAGCctttggggagcctggcagggctccccacagcacagggcttgccagctctgaaccagggctgccaggacaacGGCCTGCTCTTGCCaacagacctcctctgcccccttgcactgccagccccagccccagccccagcgacggcaccaaggggccacgagcccacacaggcagcctcccttctcccagccacaacCCTACCAGCAAGAGGGGCACCGAGACTCCCACAGAGCACACCCAATGGGAAAGGCCAGGCCCAAAGACAGCCTTAGCGAGCggggagcaaggcagagaggGACCAAATGCGATGGAAGGGGCAGCGTCTCACGCCTGGCACACCTCCAAAGACCagaccagcctgccagggctccGAGGAAACGGGGCCCACTCTTCACAACCCACCCGAAAACCACACCGCACGACTGCCACGGGATGACCTCAATGACGACACCCCACCTCTACTGCCCTTTGGTCgcatcctctgcctgccttgaCACGTGCCATCAATGCCAAGCCTTTGCATTCTAATAACCGCACTTAAAAGCTTCCGCCAGGGTCATATGGACACATCCTCAAGAGGAGGACGTGAAATTGGAGAATTGCGGCAAGGGAAACACACCCCGCCTCATTACTTGCATGGATGGGCCACGCAAGAGCTGCTTGCTGCAAAATGACATCATGCACAAAGGCTGACTCACCCCTCGGGCACTTGAGGCACCAGCATAAAAGCCAGaccagcacctctctccctcacacacttctcccgacgccttctcctccacggtcaacaaggtgagcctcaacccccttcccctccttctcctgccccacctgcaccgtctcttccaccacgctctgcccccagcctcagcagccctgaccgccacactccccccagacccacaacgggcctccccactccctcgccctcctgcaacaccgcccctcgcatccccacgcccctccgcttcctcaacaccctctcttccagggcccctccacaccacagacatggcctgctacgacctctgccgcccctgcggacccaccccgctggctaacagctgcaacgagccctgtgtccagcagtgccaggactcccgcGTCGTCATCCAGCCTCCCGCCGTGCTGGTCACCCTGccaggacccatcctcagctccttcccccagagcaCCACCGTCGGATCCTCCTCATCGGCTGCCGTGGGCAACgtcctcagctcccagggagtgcccgtctcctccggtggcttcggcttcggaggcctgggcggctacggcttcggaggcctgggctgcttcgGCGGCAGAAGAGGCTGCTACCCCTGCTAAGGGCCCCTGACGCCAACCGCCCACACCCTGGAAGCCACGGCATGGATTGACGATGCACCTCCAGGATGTTGCTCGCACGTGGGCTCAGTAACAACGGCTCTTCCTCTCAAGGCACAAAGCAAGCACCTTCTCACAAGCCAAAGACCACCGGGGACCTCCAGCGTGCTGCTCACCCCGTGGGGCGGGAAGATCTTGGTGCTCTGCCGAGATCTGTCTCACACAAGGGACCTCGGATTACAGTCGCCCTACTTGCCCCTTAGACCTGCTCCTTTCTATTTGCCGCTCCTgacttttcactctttttttttgtcttcaataaagttctcctgcaacccagcctgagacgcctcctcttcctttcttctcccatggctcttccaacctcacccagCACAATGCCAGGCCTCCAGAGGCCATCGGGCTGGCTGCAAAAGGGCCACTAGAACTCTCCTAGGAAGCGGTCACCACCACTACCACTAGCTACACAGTCTGGCACCTGGGGGACTTCCAGAATGGGACACAAGCCCATCACGGCCTCAAACGTTTGGCGCAACAAGAGTCCGCAGCGCACGTCTCTGACAAAGTCTCCCCGTGACAGCACACGCTTGACTAACTCTCTTCCCCAGCATGACTCTCTGGCTCTCCGTGcaaagagaatcacagaatcgtttagttTCGCAAGAACTTTGGAGAGTGTGTGCTTCAACCCCCgcagctcaagcagggccagctagagcaggttgtccggGACCATAGCCTGGAGGGGTTTCAGTACCTCCGTGGAAAGAGATTCCATCACCTCTTCCACTCTTTGACCACCCTCGCACTGAAAAAGGCTTGCCGCCTTTGCCCATGCAATTCCACCCGTTTTCACTTGTGCCCACAGCCTCTTGTCCCACTAGCGCGCACTACTTCAAAGAGCCGGGCTCCCTCGACTTCATTCCCTCCCGTCCGGCATTTAGGCGCTTTTAGGGCATCCTCCCTGCGCCTCCTTATCTCCTggctcaacagtcccagctctcgcagcctctcctcataggaagGACGCTCCAGCCCCTTCAGCATCTTGCTGGCCTGCACCGCTCTCGCTCAACTAactccatgtccttcttcctctggggagcccagaactgcacacagcaccTCACGTGGGACCTCAACAGTGCTGACGAGACAGGAAGGGTCACCTCCCCCTACCTTCTGGCAGTGCTTCTCCTAATGTCACCTTGGAGACTGGTGGCCCCATTTTGCAGCAAGGGTGCTTTCCCTCCTCACGGCCCATTTGTCCTTTACCAGGACcacaaggtccttctctgctaaGCTGCTTTCTATCCAGCTGGCCCCCAGACATTCTGGCTACCTGGGCTGACTCCTCCCCAGAAACAGCACTTTGCATCTCCCCTTGCTGAACTCCAGGAGATTCCGCTATGTCCAGCGCAAGGAAAGCCGGTCGCTCCCTCAGCATTTGTGGCTTCCAACCATCTTTCCCCACGGACTTTTGCCCAGCCAGTCACACAACCCCCTTTTCTCGGGGGCAGCCGTGAGTCCACCTCACTCactggcacccccagcccagccctgcattgGCCCAGCGTGCCTCTTGCCTGCCAGGCACTCCAGCACCCATCAACACAGAAGCGCACATACCCTTCCCACCTCACCTCATCTTCCTCGCCAACAAGCACTGCTCGCACAGTGAACAACCCTCAAGACGCCTTCACTGAACGTGGGCAGCTCTTGGGAGTCTGGGCAGCTCCTTGCTGACTGGATGCTGGCCAACCTTATTCCGATCTATTAAAAGGGCACGAGCGTAGAcccaggaaactgcagacctGTCAGTCTAACCTCCGTACCTGGAAAAACTAGGGAGAAGATCCCACTGGGTGCTTccgaaaggcatttaaaggacaatgcagtcatcaggcacagtcaacacagtttcacaaagggaaagtcccgCCTGACTAatctgatatccttctatgataaggtcacctgccttgTGGATGAAGGCAAGGTGGTGCatgtagtttttctgggttttagtaaGACTTTCGATACTGTCCCACACCACGGCATCCTTCCGGACAAGTTGTCTGACCgtgagatgagcaggtaggcgGCGCGCTGggggaagaactggctgaagggcagggctcaaagggttgcagtgagcggggctacatctggctggcgaccggccaccagcggtgttcctcagggctccattctagggccagttctcttccagatttttatcagttgtctggatgcaggagttgattGCACCATTAGCAAATTTGCTGacaataccaaactgggaggtgctgttgactctcctgagggacaagaggcctagCAGAGGGATCTACATACagtggagcattgggcaatgatgaacgcgatgaaatttaacaagaacaaatgccgcATTCTGCACCTAGGACGGACCAATTCTGCACACAAGTACGGGCTGGGAGAggcgtggctggagagcagccctgcagaaagggagctgggggtgctgcctggcagcaggctcaatacttctgccccagcagccaagagggcaaaccgcgttCTGGGCTGCATGTGACtcttcactcaactcctgctcagatggGGGCTAACCCAGCTTTTGCTTAAGCCTTAcgtatgctgggagcagcgtcATTAGGTCAAAGAGAGAGCACCACTTGGGTAGGACAAGTGGCCAGAAAATTGCTATCGGGCCATTACGCAGCCATTATCACCTCTACACTACTGTCTCCTGCAGCCGTTATCTTTTGCCTAGCACTTTAGTCAGAATCCACTAACTCATGGAAATGGTAGAGACCAAACCTCCAATCTGGAAGGCACaaaacatcagcttacccaaaaagcttttgaagcagatccACCAGCAgttggactgctgaggctttcgtGCTTCCTCGTGGGATACAAGGAATGCCCGCACCGAGatacaggaggaaggaaggaggaccACTCTTACCGTCAGCTAGGTAATTACATTTTTGCTCACGGGTGCATGGTATCAAGACTTACGGGttataagttatgaaaccttCTGCCTTGAACGGTGAAGAAGTGAATTCACGCCATAGACTAGTCTGGCCTAAAGGGGACTGAGCCCATCTTTGTTGTGTTGGGTAATAGTTTGTCTTAATGACCTCGAGAAATACAGCTTAAATCACAGACTACGTTGTCCGGCAAAGGTGACAGATCCAAATGGACCGTGACACCGGCAATGAGGTCAGCATCACCAGCATCTAGTTTCCCAGATCCATCATTTTGATCTTCTTCAAGACAAAAGGGCTATGAGCTCTCTTCCAGACATCAGGAAGTGATCCCAGGCACCATGACCTTTCCAAGCTAATGGACAGTAGCCTCCCAAGCACATCAGCCAGCTCCGTCGGCATTCCTCGATTCAACCTACAAACACCCCGCCTCACAGCACACCTGCctacctcccttcctcttcatgAGCAACAAACACTGCTCACCTGACAAGCAGCCTGCAAAACACTCACCTCCGCTCAACTGGGGCAGGCCTTGCCAGTCATCAACCCTTCTGCATGCGTCCACCACCTCCAGGGCCTCGGCTCTCCTGCCACGTGCTGCATACTTGCCTCCAATGCCCTCGACTATGTCTAAATCCTCCTTCTGCCCATCACACGCCCTGCAGAGAAATGGCCTCACCCCTCGGCGCTCACCCCAACTACAGACCCCAAAGGCCCTGGCTCACCACCTCGCTTGCCTGCCGCTCCCACTCCCCCTCGGCCTCTCGCCGCATTCACGGGCTATCCAGAAACtcacctgcccttccagggggccaatcacacactcactcagtttggaaaagacccttaacgGTATCGAGTCAACCACTGACCTAACatttaccaagtccaccactaaaccagatCCCCAAGAGCCACGTccacatggcttttcaaaacctcccgggatggtgactccaccacttccctgggcagccggttccagtgcttgataaccctttcggggAAGAAGTTgttcctgatatccaatctaaaccatCCCTGGCACAACCCGAGGCCctctcctctcgtcctatcgcttgttactagggaaaagagactgacacccacctcgctacaacctcctttcaggtagttgtagagagcaataaggtctccccgaggCCTCATTTCCTCTAGACTaaacacccccagctccctcagccgctcctcagaagtctttttctctacagccttcaccagctttgctTCACTTCCTTGGGCGCATCAcgccacagcccaagctctgtgtcacgccagagcccaggctgcaaactTGCCGGCCCCAGCTAAGGGGAGCGCTACGGAGGGGCCAACACAAGCctttggggagcctggcagggctccccacagcacagggcttgccagctctgaaccagggctgccaggacaacggcctgctcttgcaaacagacctcctctgcccccttgcactgccagccccagccccagccccagggacggcaccaaggggccacgagcccacacaggcagcctcccttctcccagccacaacCCTACCAGCAAGAGGGGCACCGAGACTCCCACAGAGCACACCCAATGGGAAAGGCCAGGCCTAAAGACAGCCTTAGCGAGCggggagcaaggcagagagggaccaaacgcgatggaaggggcagcgtctcacgcctggcacacctccaaagaccagaccagcctgccagggctccGAGGAAACAGGGCCCACTCTTCACAATGCACCCACAAACCACACCACACGACTGCCACGCGATGACCTCACTGACAACACCCCACCACTCCTACAATTTTGCAGTGTCTGCAGAATGCGATGGCACATGCCATCAACGCCAAGCCTTTGAATTCTAATAGCCACACTTAAAAGCTTCTGCCAGGGTCAGATGGACACATCCTCAAGAGGAGGACGTGAAATTGGAGAATTGCGGCAAGGGAAACACACCCCACCCCATTATTTGCGAGGCTGCGGAATGAAAGAGCTAGttgctgcaaaatgctgtcatGCACAAATACTGTCTCGCCCCCTCAGGCGCTCAAGGACCAGCATAAAAGCCAGaccagcacctctctccctcacacacttCTCCCGACGTCTTCTCCTCCACGGTCAACAAGGTGAgcctcaacccccttcccctccttctcctgccccacctgcaccgtctcttccaccacgctctgcccccagcctcagcagccctgaccgccacactccccccagacccacaacgggcctccccactccctcgccctcctgcagcaccgcccctcgcatccccacgcccctccgct is drawn from Harpia harpyja isolate bHarHar1 chromosome 5, bHarHar1 primary haplotype, whole genome shotgun sequence and contains these coding sequences:
- the LOC128141991 gene encoding feather keratin 1-like; the encoded protein is MACYDLCRPCGPTPLANSCNEPCVQQCQDSRVVIQPPAVLVTLPGPILSSFPQNTAVGSSSSAAVGNVLSSQGVPVSSSGFGFGGLGGYGFGFGFGGLGGYGFGGLGCFGGRRGCYPC